A region from the Malus domestica chromosome 07, GDT2T_hap1 genome encodes:
- the LOC103439911 gene encoding AAA-ATPase At2g46620-like yields MGGFMAFFYFLLFAISLVLVLRFVSKTSLVHKFTKLGQSLADRFRVYQFYKIPQFNEHFQENRLYRKISVYLDSLPSIEDSDFTNLFTGVKSNDIFFQHDAANSAVHDTFLSAKLSWTNEKSQSDGIRSFVLKINRSDKRRVFRQYFQHILTVADEIEQRNREIKLYMNLSSENERWRSVPFTHPATFDTVVMDAELKNKIRSDLENFSKSKQYYHRLGRVWKRSFLLYGPSGTGKTSFVAAMARFLSYDVYDVDMSKVADDSDLKMLLLQTTPKSLIVVEDLDRFLTEKSTAVSLSGLLNFMDGIVSSCGEERVLVFTMNGKDQVDQLVLRPGRIDVHIHFPLCDFSAFKSLASTYLGLKEHKLFQQVEEIFHGGASLSPAEIGELMISNRSSPSRALKSVISALQTNVDSKKGANKAAQALTNSSSGRSVDESGEPGGVFCRESVHTVREFKKLYGLFRMGSRRKEESPLDSSSAEMLDGSRHERVNS; encoded by the coding sequence ATGGGTGGATTCATGGCATTTTTCTATTTCTTGCTCTTTGCAATTTCTTTGGTTCTGGTTCTCCGGTTCGTGTCCAAAACATCTCTGGTTCACAAATTCACAAAATTAGGGCAATCCTTGGCGGACCGGTTCAGAGTCTACCAATTCTACAAAATCCCGCAATTCAACGAGCACTTCCAAGAGAACCGGCTGTACCGGAAGATCTCCGTCTACCTCGACTCCCTCCCTTCCATCGAGGACTCCGACTTCACCAACCTCTTCACCGGCGTCAAATCAAACGACATCTTCTTCCAGCACGACGCCGCCAACTCCGCTGTCCACGACACCTTCCTCAGCGCCAAGCTCTCCTGGACCAATGAGAAATCCCAGTCAGACGGAATCCGCTCCTTCGTCTTGAAAATCAACCGGTCCGACAAGCGCCGTGTGTTCCGCCAGTACTTCCAGCACATCCTCACCGTCGCCGACGAAATCGAGCAGCGGAACAGAGAGATCAAGCTCTACATGAACCTCTCCAGCGAAAACGAACGGTGGCGATCGGTTCCGTTCACGCACCCCGCCACCTTCGACACCGTCGTGATGGACGCTGAGCTGAAGAATAAAATCCGGTCCGATCTCGAGAATTTCTCGAAATCGAAGCAGTATTATCACCGACTAGGCCGCGTTTGGAAGCGGAGCTTTTTGCTCTACGGCCCCTCCGGCACCGGAAAAACCAGCTTCGTCGCCGCCATGGCGAGGTTCTTGAGCTACGACGTGTACGACGTCGACATGTCCAAAGTCGCCGACGACTCCGATCTGAAAATGCTTCTCCTCCAAACGACGCCGAAGTCGCTGATCGTGGTGGAGGATCTGGACCGTTTCTTGACGGAGAAATCGACGGCTGTGAGCTTGTCCGGTCTGTTGAATTTCATGGATGGGATCGTATCATCGTGCGGCGAGGAGCGCGTGTTGGTTTTCACGATGAACGGTAAGGATCAGGTGGACCAGTTGGTTCTGAGGCCGGGGCGGATCGACGTCCACATCCATTTTCCGCTCTGCGATTTTTCCGCTTTCAAGAGCTTGGCCAGCACTTACCTCGGGCTCAAGGAACACAAGCTGTTCCAGCAGGTGGAGGAGATTTTCCACGGCGGCGCGAGTCTGAGCCCGGCGGAGATCGGCGAGCTTATGATTTCGAATCGGAGCTCGCCGAGTCGGGCTTTGAAGTCGGTTATCTCGGCGTTGCAGACGAATGTGGATAGTAAGAAGGGCGCGAACAAAGCCGCGCAGGCGTTGACGAATAGTTCGTCGGGTCGGTCGGTCGACGAGTCGGGCGAACCCGGCGGCGTTTTTTGCCGGGAGAGTGTTCACACGGTGAGGGAGTTTAAGAAATTGTACGGTCTTTTCAGAATGGGAAGTCGGAGGAAGGAAGAATCGCCGTTGGATTCTAGTTCCGCGGAAATGTTGGATGGTTCGCGGCATGAAAGGGTGAATTCGTAA
- the LOC103439928 gene encoding cytochrome b5, with protein sequence MASHPKVHVFEEVVKHNKNEDCWIIIAGKVYDVTPFMDDHPGGGEVLLAAIGKDATNDFEDIGHSDSAKDMMEKYYIGEIDPSNIPLKRISIPAQGGRKNPAKSSDFVIKILQFLVPLLILGLAFAVRNYTKKE encoded by the exons ATGGCTTCTCATCCAAAAGTTCACGTATTCGAAGAGGTGGTaaagcacaacaagaacgaagaTTGCTGGATTATTATTGCTGGGAAG GTGTATGATGTGACGCCATTCATGGATGATCATCCCGGAGGCGGTGAAGTTCTGCTAGCTGCAATTG GGAAAGATGCAACAAATGATTTCGAAGATATTGGTCACAGTGATTCAGCCAAGGATATGATGGAGAAGTACTACATTGGTGAGATTGATCCATCAAATATCCCATTGAAACGGATTTCCATCCCGGCACAAGGGGGTCGAAAGAATCCTGCCAAGTCATCCGATTTCGTGATCAAGATTTTACAGTTTCTGGTTCCCCTTTTAATCTTGGGGTTGGCCTTTGctgtccgtaactataccaaGAAAGAGTAG
- the LOC103439912 gene encoding rhodanese-like domain-containing protein 14, chloroplastic, which translates to MASLTSITLHQSSSSPLGSLASKHCHHNQNSCWHTAVGSVRSSSSASTRQQFSSQGLRIRSAATKQAKTPAEEDWKTKRELLLQKKVRSVDVKEALRLQKENNFVILDVRPEAEFREAHPAGAINVQIYRLIKEWTAWDIARRAAFAFFGIFAGTEENPEFMSSVESQLDKKAKIIVACAAGGTMKPTQNLPEGQQSRSLIAAYLLVLNGYTNVFHLDGGLYAWFKEELPSVAEEEE; encoded by the exons atGGCTTCTCTGACTTCGATCACACTGCAccaatcttcttcttccccattgGGATCATTGGCTTCAAAGCATTGTCACCATAACCAGAATTCCTGCTGGCATACAGCCGTCGGATCAGTCagatcatcatcatcagcatCCACAAGGCAACAGTTTTCATCACAAGGCCTCAGAATCCGCAGTGCAGCGACAAAACAAGCCAAAACGCCAG CTGAAGAGGACTGGAAGACTAAGAGGGAACTTCTCCTACAGAAAAAG GTGAGGAGTGTGGATGTGAAAGAAGCTCTGAGGCTTCAAAAGGaaaacaactttgtgattcttgacGTGCGGCCTGAAGCGGAATTCAGAGAG GCTCATCCGGCGGGGGCGATCAACGTGCAAATATACAGGCTTATAAAGGAGTGGACAGCATGGGACATTGCCCGCCGTGCTGCTTTTGCATTTTTCGGCATCTTTGCGGGCACAGAAGAGAACCCTGAGTTCATGTCAA GTGTGGAATCGCAGCTAGATAAGAAGGCAAAGATAATAGTGGCTTGCGCCGCCGGAGGTACGATGAAACCGACCCAAAATCTCCCGGAAGGTCAACAGTCAAG ATCACTGATAGCAGCCTACTTGCTCGTCCTCAACGGTTACACGAATGTCTTCCACTTAGACGGCGGACTTTACGCGTGGTTTAAGGAGGAGCTGCCATCGGTTGCGGAAGAAGAAGAGTGA
- the LOC103439913 gene encoding vacuolar protein sorting-associated protein 26A: protein MNYLIGAFKPSCNISITFSDAKTRKQVPLKKESGQAVLVPLFQSQENIFGKINIEPIQGKKVEHNGVKVELLGQIEMYFDRGNFYDFTSLVRELDVPGEIYERKTYPFEFSTVEMPYETYNGVNVRLRYVLKVTISRGYGSSIVEYQDFVVRNYSPPPSINNSIKMEVGIEDCLHIEFEYNKSKYHLKDVIIGKIYFLLVRIKIKNMDLEIRRRESTGSGPNTHVETETLAKFELMDGAPVRGESIPIRLFLSPYELTPTHRNINNKFSVKYYLNLVLVDEEDRRYFKQQEITIYRLQETS, encoded by the exons ATG AATTACCTAATTGGAGCATTCAAACCATCCTGCAACATTTCAATCACATTTTCTGATGCCAAAACTCGAAAGCAG GTCCCTTTAAAGAAGGAAAGTGGCCAAGCAGTATTGGTCCCACTTTTTCAAAGTCAAGAAAACATTTTTGGGAAG ATTAATATAGAACCAATTCAAGGGAAGAAGGTCGAACACAATGGAGTTAAAGTCGAGCTTCTCGGTCAAATCg AGATGTACTTTGACAGAGGCAACTTTTATGACTTTACTTCTCTTG TTCGTGAACTTGATGTTCCTGGAGAGATATATGAAAGGAAAACATATCCTTTTGAGTTTTCTACAGTTGAGATGCCATATGAGACTTACAACGGGGTGAATGTGAGACTTAG GTATGTTCTGAAAGTCACAATTAGTCGTGGTTATGGTAGTAGCATAGTGGAATACCAGGATTTTGTG GTTCGCAACTATTCCCCACCTCCATCTATTAACAATAGCATCAAG ATGGAAGTCGGAATCGAAGATTGTCTGCACATTGAGTTTGAGTACAACAAGAGCAA GTACCATCTGAAAGACGTTATTATTGGCAAGATATATTTTCTTCTTGTGAGAATCAAGATAAAGAATATGGATCTGGAGATCAGGCGTCGAGAGTCAACAGGGTCAGGGCCCAACACCCATGTTGAGACAGAGACACTTGCTAAGTTTGAGTTGATGGATGGTGCTCCAGTAAGAG GTGAATCAATTCCCATTAGATTGTTTCTTAGCCCTTATGAACTCACACCAACACACCGCAACATCAATAACAAATTCAGCGTGAAGTATTATTTGAATCTTGTTCTGGTTGATGAAGAGGACCGACGGTATTTCAAGCAGCAAGAAATCACCATATACAGGCTTCAAGAGACGTCATGA
- the LOC103439910 gene encoding uncharacterized protein codes for MGGSGERETKFLQELILYAASAALSCLVLFAGLRHLDPNREASKKAMEHKKEISKRLGRPLINTNSYEDVIACDVINPDHIEVEFGSIGGLDDIKDALYELVILPLQRPNLFSHGKLLGPQKGVLLYGPPGTGKTMLAKAIAKESGAVFINVRISNLMSKWFGDAQKLVAAVFSLAYKLQPAIIFIDEVDSFLGQRRNTDHEALTNMKTEFMALWDGFTTDQNARVMVLAATNRPSELDEAILRRLPQAFEIGMPNQRERADILKVILKGERVEDNIDYDRLAVLSEGYTGSDLLELCKKAAYFPIRDLLNEEKNGKKSSAPRPLTQLDLENVLATSKHTKVAANDYTGLISSQSSPGWSRNRETGDYPVQAAIHELTRHVVQILNIQPDAQDP; via the exons ATGGGAGGTTCAGGGGAGAGGGAGACCAAGTTCCTGCAGGAACTGATACTGTACGCGGCGAGCGCGGCGTTGAGTTGCTTGGTTTTGTTCGCGGGGCTCCGGCATCTCGACCCGAACCGGGAGGCGTCGAAGAAGGCGATGGAGCACAAGAAGGAAATCTCCAAGCGACTCGGCCGCCCTCTTATTAACACCAATTCTTATGAG GATGTTATAGCCTGCGATGTAATAAACCCCGACCACATTGAAGTAGAATTTGGATCTATTGGAGGACTGGATGATATAAAGGACGCCTTGTATGAACTAGTGATCCTTCCGCTACAGAGGCCTAATTTGTTTTCCCATGGGAAGCTTCTTGGTCCACAAAAAGGTGTCTTGCTGTATGGACCACCAGGTACTGGAAAGACTATGCTTGCCAAAGCTATTGCGAAGGAGTCTGGAGCTGTTTTCATCAATGTCAGGATATCAAATCTGATGAGCAAATGGTTTGGTGATGCACAAAAGCTCG TTGCTGCTGTATTTAGCTTGGCTTATAAACTCCAGCCTGCTATCATATTTATTGATGAGGTTGATAGTTTCTTGGGTCAGCGCCGAAATACAGATCATGAGGCATTAACAAACATGAAAACTGAGTTCATGGCATTATGGGATGGCTTTACTACAGATC AGAATGCTCGAGTTATGGTTCTTGCTGCTACTAATCGTCCATCAGAACTTGATGAAGCAATACTTCGTCGTCTTCCTCAGGCCTTTGAGATTGGGATGCCCAATCAAAGAGAGAGGGCTGATATACTAAAGGTGATTTTGAAGGGCGAGAGAGTTGAAGACAATATTGATTATGACCGTTTAGCCGTCTTGTCTGAGGGTTACACAGGTTCGGATCTACTTGAGCTTTGCAAGAAAGCAGCCTATTTTCCTATCAGAGACCTACTAAATGAAGAAAAGAACGGAAAGAAATCTTCT GCACCAAGGCCATTAACCCAGTTAGATTTGGAAAATGTTCTCGCAACGTCCAAACATACAAAGGTTGCTGCAAATGACTATACTGGCTTGATCTCATCACAATCATCACCAGGGTGGTCAAGGAACAGAGAGACAGGTGATTATCCAGTTCAAGCTGCAATTCATGAGCTCACGAGGCACGTGGTCCAAATCTTGAATATTCAACCTGATGCACAGGACCCTTGA
- the LOC103439929 gene encoding metal-nicotianamine transporter YSL3: protein MGNTNGENGEIETFETENGHVNEENGGEPHEDLNRIVPWTRQITVRGLVASVVIGVIYSVLVTKLNLTTGLVPNLNVSAALLAFVFIRSWTKLLQKAGVVSTPFTRQENTIIQTCAVACYSIAYGGGFGSYLLGLSRYIYEQVGVDTEGNTPGSTKEPELGWMTGFLFATSFVGLLALVPLRKIMIIDYKLPYPSGTATAVLINGFHTPKGDKMAKKQVHGFMKFFSASFLWGFFQWFYSGGEKCGFAQFPTFGLTAWRNSFYFDFSMTYIGAGMICSHLVNLSLLLGAILSWGVMWPLIRGLKGEWFPATLSESSMKSLNGYKVLISISLLLGDGLYNFLKILYFTGSSIHRKMNNKSLKTASNNQNATLDDLRRNEVFLRDNIPVWVVCVGYTLFSVISIIIIPLMFPQLKWYYVVVTYLIGPSLSFCNAYGAGLTDMNMAHNYGKVALFVLAAVAGKNDGVVAGLVACGLIKSMVSISSDLMHDLKTGHLTLTSPRSMLLSQAIGTAIGCVVAPLTFFLFYKAFKVGDPNGEYKAPYAIIYRNMAILGVEGFSALPKHCLQLCYGFFSFAIAANLLRDLAPTKIGKWVPFPMAMAVPFLVGAYFAIDMCMGSLVVFVWHKLKKNKASLMIPAVASGLICGDGMWILPSSILALAKVQPPICMNFLATK from the exons ATGGGGAACACAAATGGCGAAAACGGAGAGATTGAGACGTTTGAGACAGAGAATGGACATGTGAATGAAGAGAATGGAGGTGAGCCACATGAGGATTTGAACAGAATAGTCCCATGGACAAGGCAAATTACAGTCCGGGGACTCGTAGCCAGCGTAGTTATTGGCGTAATTTACAGTGTTCTAGTGACAAAGTTGAACCTCACCACTGGTTTGGTTCCCAATCTCAATGTTTCGGCTGCACTTCTCGCCTTCGTGTTCATCCGGTCATGGACTAAGCTGCTTCAGAAAGCTGGAGTTGTATCAACTCCCTTCACCAGGCAGGAGAATACAATAATTCAAACTTGTGCAGTTGCATGTTATAGCATTGCTTATGGAG GTGGTTTTGGTTCGTATCTGTTGGGTCTAAGCCGGTATATTTACGAGCAAGTTGGGGTTGATACTGAGGGGAACACTCCCGGGAGCACCAAGGAACCAGAGCTTGGCTGGATGACTGGTTTTCTATTTGCTACTAGTTTTGTTGGGCTGCTGGCTTTGGTTCCTCTCAGAAAG ATCATGATAATAGACTATAAATTACCATACCCGAGCGGAACTGCTACTGCTGTCCTTATTAATGGGTTTCATACTCCAAAGGGTGACAAGATGGCTAA AAAGCAGGTTCATGGGTTCATGAAATTCTTTTCAGCTAGTTTCTTGTGGGGTTTCTTTCAGTGGTTTTATTCTGGAGGAGAGAAATGCGGATTCGCTCAGTTTCCAACATTTGGATTGACCGCTTGGAGAAATTC ATTTTACTTCGATTTCAGTATGACTTATATAGGAGCAGGAATGATCTGTTCTCATCTAGTGAACTTATCTTTGCTTCTCGGCGCCATACTCTCTTGGGGAGTAATGTGGCCATTGATAAGGGGTCTTAAGGGAGAGTGGTTTCCTGCAACTTTATCAGAAAGCAGTATGAAGAGTCTAAACGGTTACAAG GTTCTCATTTCCATTTCCTTGTTACTAGGAGACGGACTgtacaattttctcaagatactGTACTTTACTGGCTCAAGCATCCACAGGAAAATGAACAACAAGAGCCTTAAAACAG CTTCAAATAACCAGAATGCGACTCTTGATGATCTTCGACGAAATGAAGTCTTCCTAAGGGATAACATTCCGGTTTGGGTTGTGTGCGTAGGGTACACCTTGTTCTCTGTCATCTCCATCATTATCATCCCGCTCATGTTCCCTCAACTGAAATGGTATTATGTTGTCGTAACCTACCTTATTGGACCCTCTCTAAGCTTCTGCAATGCTTATGGGGCGGGTCTAACTGACATGAACATGGCTCATAACTACGGGAAAGTGGCTCTCTTTGTGCTTGCTGCCGTAGCTGGGAAAAACGATGGTGTTGTTGCAGGACTTGTAGCCTGTGGTCTGATCAAATCAATGGTTTCTATCTCCTCCGATCTGATGCACGACTTAAAGACTGGTCATCTCACTCTCACGTCTCCTCGATCAATGCTTTTAAGCCAGGCTATTGGAACGGCCATAGGCTGTGTGGTAGCTCCTCTGACATTCTTTCTCTTCTACAAGGCTTTTAAAGTTGGGGATCCAAACGGTGAATACAAAGCCCCTTACGCCATCATTTACAGAAACATGGCAATTCTCGGCGTTGAAGGCTTCTCTGCTCTGCCCAAACATTGCTTACAGCTGTGTTATGGTTTTTTCTCATTTGCCATAGCAGCTAATCTGCTGAGAGATCTTGCTCCTACGAAAATCGGGAAATGGGTTCCGTTTCCAATGGCAATGGCTGTCCCATTCCTCGTTGGAGCGTACTTTGCGATTGATATGTGCATGGGGAGTTTGGTTGTGTTTGTCTGGCACAAGCTGAAGAAGAACAAGGCAAGTTTAATGATTCCGGCAGTTGCTTCCGGTTTGATATGTGGAGACGGGATGTGGATCCTCCCTTCGTCGATTCTGGCATTGGCCAAGGTTCAACCTCCCATCTGCATGAACTTCTTGGCAACTAAGTAG